The Sardina pilchardus chromosome 19, fSarPil1.1, whole genome shotgun sequence genome window below encodes:
- the LOC134066419 gene encoding pyrin-like, with amino-acid sequence MSIFKAFRRQQATSTPSSRPPSVPSVSISTQQATSAPSSRRSSVSSASISIQQATSTPSSRPPSASSSTQQAISTPSSRRSSVASASTSTLQATSTLSSRRSSMASVSISTQQTTSTPSSRRSSVAIMRTSTPCNIHQRALIVFCLECGMALCDHCLTSEVHRHHELSSLTDAVKKAMDELMKNLKKLMKDIGKQAHFVSEASIKNRHDLIENNFSKSKENVEDQFKELKDMLEENKIQAFKLLDAQKDHMKAELRDIKQYGENHQEIEDVHEKLQELRSQIDQDPNNVLKECLEQEKRIEIIEKSFVDWEKEPKFDNLRLRSLEKSVEVIFTKSKACLQNPLEFADVITFDTTTAHEKLRVSENKRQVTVFAKDLRRKGQPNQLQNTRLRVLAEQLFESGQHYWEVDVRGCRSWAVGVVEEEKEEGDEEEEEGRQAGTSQLGHQKLSLMLESDAGLLAVLQNDVSIPVREQDVSFIGLFLDYKKEHLTFYNTATDAVMHRFALCRSVKLQPVFNITPEGEESSFLVLCDLSVDRPESPASMADSGMGSPNQRGEEDSAESLESPASTADSSVGSPNERGEEDRPESTENLADSSVGSPNHRGEEDSAESPARMADPSVGLLNERGQEDSPESTESPSDSRVGLPNQRGEDSAESPASMADPSVGSLNERGEEDRPESPASPADSGMGTPNHRGEEDSPESPASTADSSVGSPNEGGEEDRAESMESPAGASVGTPNHRGEEDRPKSTESTTESSMDSSNATNAGPPLT; translated from the exons ATGTCGATTTTTAAGGCTTTCAGGCGTCAACAGGCAACTTCAACACCGTCTTCAAGACCCCCCTCCGTCCCATCTGTGAGCATCAGCACTCAACAAGCAACTTCAGCCCCGTCTTCAAGACGCTCCTCTGTCTCATCTGCGAGCATCAGCATTCAACAAGCAACTTCAACACCGTCTTCAAGACCCCCCTCTGCAAGCAGCAGCACTCAGCAGGCAATTTCAACACCGTCTTCAAGACGCTCCTCTGTCGCATCTGCGAGCACCAGCACGCTGCAGGCAACTTCAACGCTGTCTTCAAGACGCTCCTCTATGGCATCTGTAAGCATCAGCACTCAACAGACTACTTCAACGCCGTCTTCAAGACGCTCCTCTGTTGCAATTATGAGAACCAGCACTCCCTGCAACATTCATCAACGGGCATTGATTGTATTCTGCCTGGAATGTGGAATGGCGCTGTGCGACCACTGCTTGACTAGCGAAGTACACCGCCACCATGAGTTATCAAGTCTTACAGACGCAGTCAAGAAAGCAATG GACGAACTTATGAAGAACCTCAAAAAACTGATGAAAGATATCGGGAAGCAAGCCCATTTTGTTTCAGAAGCATCAATCAAAAACAGACATGATCTTATAGAG AACAACTTCAGTAAATCCAAAGAAAACGTAGAAGATCAATTCAAGGAACTTAAAGACATGCTGGAGGAAAACAAAATACAGGCCTTCAAACTCTTAGACGCACAGAAGGACCACATGAAGGCAGAACTCCGTGATATCAAGCAATATGGAGAGAATCATCAGGAGATAGAAGACGTCCATGAGAAACTACAGGAGCTTCGGAGCCAGATAGATCAGGACCCGAACAATGTGCTG AAGGAATGCCTGGAACAGGAAAAAAG AATTGAAATCATTGAAAAGAGTTTTGTGGACTGGGAGAAGGAGCCTAAGTTTGACAATCTCAGACTGAGATCATTGGAGAAATCTGTTGAAGTTATCTTTACGAAGAGCAAGGCTTGTCTGCAAAACCCATTGGAAT TTGCTGACGTCATCACATTTGACACAACTACAGCACATGAAAAGCTGAGAGTATCTGAGAATAAGAGACAGGTGACTGTCTTTGCCAAGGATCTGCGGAGGAAAGGTCAACCAAACCAACTTCAGAATACCCGACTGCGTGTCCTGGCTGAACAGCTTTTTGAATCTGGTCAGCACTACTGGGAGGTGGACGTGCGAGGATGTCGGAGCTGGGCGGTGGGTGTggtggaagaggagaaagaggagggagatgaggaagaggaggaaggcaggcaggctgggACGTCCCAACTGGGACACCAGAAGCTGTCCTTAATGCTGGAGTCGGATGCAGGTCTGCTGGCTGTGCTGCAAAACGATGTTTCCATCCCAGTGAGAGAGCAGGATGTCTCCTTCATCGGCTTGTTCCTTGACTATAAGAAGGAGCACCTGACGTTCTACAACACTGCCACCGATGCTGTGATGCACAGGTTTGCGTTGTGCCGCAGTGTGAAGCTGCAGCCTGTGTTCAACATCACCCCTGAGGGAGAGGAGTCCTCCTTTCTGGTCCTGTGTGACCTTAGTGTGGACAGGCCCGAGAGTCCAGCAAGTATGGCTGACTCCGGCATGGGCTCGCCAAaccagaggggagaggaggacagcgCCGAAAGTTTGGAAAGTCCGGCAAGTACAGCTGACTCCAGTGTGGGCTCGCCAAATGAGAGGGGTGAGGAGGACAGACCCGAAAGTACAGAAAATCTGGCTGATTCCAGCGTGGGCTCACCAAACCACAGGGGTGAGGAGGACAGTGCCGAAAGTCCGGCAAGAATGGCTGACCCCAGTGTCGGCTTGTTAAATGAGAGGGGTCAGGAGGACAGTCCCGAAAGCACGGAAAGTCCGTCTGACTCCAGGGTGGGCTTGCCAAACCAGAGGGGTGAGGACAGTGCCGAAAGTCCGGCAAGTATGGCTGACCCCAGTGTTGGCTCGTTAAATGAGAGGGGTGAGGAGGACAGGCCCGAAAGTCCAGCAAGTCCGGCTGATTCCGGCATGGGCACGCCAAACCACAGGGGTGAGGAGGACAGTCCCGAAAGTCCGGCAAGTACAGCTGACTCCAGTGTGGGCTCGCCAAAtgaggggggtgaggaggacAGGGCCGAAAGTATGGAAAGTCCGGCTGGTGCCAGTGTGGGCACGCCAAACCACAGGGGTGAGGAGGACAGGCCCAAAAGTACGGAAAGTACGACTGAATCCAGTATGGACTCATCAAATGCCACCAATGCAGGGCCACCCCTCACCTGA
- the nsmaf gene encoding protein FAN isoform X1: MAFIRKKERSKERFSLLLLDLEEYYFEQHTAYQLTSRCSSHNSAPCKFRGSFKVCSKSVIFEPEDASQPILKIPLKDCRRIEATEDNERNPFTESKPPCISMESRQIYLIKDGNVVAPYKIERSDQDFLFQLEISRKTEDVVQTLLQLHRASCLDKLGDQTAMIAANLQSRLARTSFDKNSFQSVSELPHMECEAEMISPLVTNPGHVCITDQTLYFQPLNGYPDSVVQIRLHSVRRIYKRRHGLRPLGLEVFCSETDLCSDIYLKFYHTKDRDELYYYIATFLENHMAEHTAESYMLQWQKGHISNYQYLLHLNNLADRSVNDLSQYPVFPWVISDYSSPRLDLMNPATFRDFSKPIGALNTERLDRLLARYRDMPDPRFMYGSHYSSPGYVLFYLVRVAPEHMLCLQNGRYDHADRMFNNIAETWKNCLEGATDFKELIPEFYGKESSFLQNDLNLNLGKRQGGCCVGDVVLPPWAADAQDFLEKLRSALESQYVSEHLHEWIDLVFGYKQKGSEAIAAHNVFHPLTYEGGIDCDSIEDPDQKIAMLTQILEFGQTPRQLFTTAHPQRITPRFHNVSTATTSSSELSPLSPSEDSSFEDLTEESKKMAWNNMSKLSLQSSHKIHKEAVTGIAVTRSGTAIFSTSQDSTLKMFSRDTNALQRSVSFSNMALSSCLMLPEDQTVVCSSWDNNVYFYSVAFGRRQDTLMGHDDAISQMCWKDDRLYTASWDSTVKVWRCVAADINSNKRSQFELLAEFEHDAGVNCIAVSPAGTLLASGTKDGILSIWDIGSLSPVHQLNCHSGKIHQMAFSPDSRHILSVGEDSSLKVTDVQTGMLISTIPAEEEQRCFCWDGNTVLSGGQSGDLRVWDLLSSKVTQKLPAHTGAVTVMWMSEQCSTIITGGEDKQIILWKPHY; encoded by the exons ATGGCTTTCATTAGGAAAAAGGAGCGATCTAAAGAAAG ATTCTCGCTGTTGCTATTGGATCTGGAGGAGTATTATTTTGAACAGCACACAGCCTATCAGCTGACCAGCAGATGCTCATCCCACAACAG TGCCCCCTGCAAGTTTCGAGGATCTTTTAAAGTCTGTTCGAAATCTGTCATATTTGAGCCAGAGGATGCATCTCAGCCCATACTAAAG ATCCCCTTAAAGGACTGCAGGAGGATTGAAGCAACAGAGGACAATGAGCGTAATCCTTTTACAGA AAGTAAGCCTCCATGTATATCAATGGAAAGCAGACAG ATTTACCTGATTAAAGATGGGAATGTTGTTGCACCGTATAAAATTGAAAGG AGCGATCAAGACTTCCTTTTCCAACTGGAGATATCAAGAAAAACTGAGGATGTTGTGCAGACTTTACTGCAG ttgcACAGAGCATCCTGCCTGGATAAGTTGGGGGATCAGACTGCCATG ATAGCCGCAAATTTACAGTCCAGATTGGCAAGAACCTCATTTGACAAAAACAG CTTCCAGAGTGTCTCTGAGCTGCCCCACATGGAGTGTGAAGCAGAGATGATCTCTCCTCTGGTGACCAACCCAGGCCATGTGTGCATCACTGACCAGACCCTGTACTTCCAACCACTCAATGGCTACCCT GACTCAGTGGTGCAGATTCGGCTTCACAGTGTCAGACGCATCTACAAGAGGAGGCATGGATTGCGCCCACTG ggtctggaggtgttttgctctgAGACGGACCTTTGTTCAGACATTTACCTGAAGTTCTACCACACCAAAGACAGAGACGAGCTCTACTACTACATTGCCACCTTCCTGG AGAACCACATGGCGGAGCACACAGCAGAGAGCTACATGCTGCAGTGGCAGAAGGGTCACATTTCCAACTACCAGTACCTGCTGCACCTCAACAACCTGGCTGACCGCAGCGTCAATGACCTGTCTCAGTACCCCGTCTTCCCCTGGGTCATCAGCGACTACAGCAGCCCACGGCTGG ACCTGATGAATCCGGCTACATTTCGTGACTTCAGTAAACCTATTGGAGCACTAAACACCGAGAGACTGGACAGATTACTA gCACGCTATAGAGACATGCCAGATCCTCGCTTCATGTACGGAAGTCACTACTCATCTCCAGGATATGTGCTCTTCTATCTAGTTAGAGTGG CTCCAGAGCACATGCTGTGTCTTCAGAATGGACGCTATGACCACGCTGATCGAATGTTCAACAA TATTGCAGAGACATGGAAGAACTGTTTAGAGGGAGCCACAGACTTTAAAGAG TTAATTCCTGAGTTTTATGGGAAAGAGTCAAGTTTCCTGCAGAATGATCTGAATCTAAACCTGGGGAAGAGGCAAGGGGGTTGCTGTGTGGGAGATGTAGTTCTTCCTCCTTGGGCTGCAg ATGCACAGGATTTCTTGGAGAAGTTACGCAGTGCTTTGGAGAGTCAGTATGTATCGGAGCACCTGCACGAGTGGATCGATCTGGTGTTTGGTTATAAGCAGAAAGGCAGTGAGGCTATTGCTGCTCACAACG tgTTCCACCCATTAACATATGAAGGAGGAATTGACTGTGACAG cATTGAGGACCCAGACCAGAAGATCGCTATGCTGACTCAGATATTGGAGTTCGGTCAGACGCCACGGCAGCTCTTCACCACTGCTCATCCTCAGAGGATCACCCCCAGGTTCCACAACGTCTCCACAGCAACCACATCCTCCAGTGAACTCTCACCAC TGTCGCCCAGCGAAGACTCATCATTTGAAGATCTGACAGAAGAGAGCAAGAAAATGGCTTGGAACAACATGAGCAAACTGAGTCTTCAATCCAGCCACAAAATTCACAAAGA GGCTGTGACAGGAATTGCAGTAACACGCAGTGGAACAGCCATTTTCTCCACCTCACAAG ACTCCACTCTGAAGATGTTTTCCAGGGACACAAATGCTCTACAGAGGAGTGTGTCATTCTCTAACATG GCCTTATCTTCCTGTCTGATGTTGCCTGAGGATCAGACTGTTGTCTGCTCTTCGTGGGACAATAATGT ATATTTCTACTCCGTGGCGTTTGGGAGGAGGCAGGACACTCTCATGGGTCATGATGACGCTATCAGCCAGATGTGCTGGAAGGATGACCGGCTGTATACGGCGTCATGGGACTCCACTGTTAAG GTGTGGCGGTGTGTGGCCGCTGACATCAACAGCAACAAAAGGAGCCAGTTTGAGCTGCTGGCGGAGTTTGAGCATGATGCCGGG GTGAACTGCATAGCTGTCAGCCCAGCAGGCACACTTCTAGCATCAGGCACTAAAGACGGCATCCTCAGCATCTGGGACATCGGAAGCTTGTCCCCCGTGCATCAGTTGAATTGCCACTCCGGCAAAATCCACCAAATGGCATtcagccctg ACAGTAGACACATCCTGAGCGTAGGAGAGGACTCCAGCCTGAAGGTCACAGATGTCCAGACAGGCATGCTCATCTCCACCATTCCAGCAGAAGAGGAGCAAAG GTGCTTTTGTTGGGATGGCAACACAGTACTGTCAGGTGGACAGTCAGGTGACCTCAGAGTGTGGGACTTGCTCAGTAGCAAAGTGACTCAAAAACTGCCTGCTCACACAG GTGCAGTCACTGTCATGTGGATGAGCGAACAGTGCAGCACTATCATCACAGGTGGAGAAGACAAACAGATCATATTGTGGAAACCacattattaa
- the nsmaf gene encoding protein FAN isoform X2 has product MAFIRKKERSKERFSLLLLDLEEYYFEQHTAYQLTSRCSSHNSAPCKFRGSFKVCSKSVIFEPEDASQPILKIPLKDCRRIEATEDNERNPFTDKPPCISMESRQIYLIKDGNVVAPYKIERSDQDFLFQLEISRKTEDVVQTLLQLHRASCLDKLGDQTAMIAANLQSRLARTSFDKNSFQSVSELPHMECEAEMISPLVTNPGHVCITDQTLYFQPLNGYPDSVVQIRLHSVRRIYKRRHGLRPLGLEVFCSETDLCSDIYLKFYHTKDRDELYYYIATFLENHMAEHTAESYMLQWQKGHISNYQYLLHLNNLADRSVNDLSQYPVFPWVISDYSSPRLDLMNPATFRDFSKPIGALNTERLDRLLARYRDMPDPRFMYGSHYSSPGYVLFYLVRVAPEHMLCLQNGRYDHADRMFNNIAETWKNCLEGATDFKELIPEFYGKESSFLQNDLNLNLGKRQGGCCVGDVVLPPWAADAQDFLEKLRSALESQYVSEHLHEWIDLVFGYKQKGSEAIAAHNVFHPLTYEGGIDCDSIEDPDQKIAMLTQILEFGQTPRQLFTTAHPQRITPRFHNVSTATTSSSELSPLSPSEDSSFEDLTEESKKMAWNNMSKLSLQSSHKIHKEAVTGIAVTRSGTAIFSTSQDSTLKMFSRDTNALQRSVSFSNMALSSCLMLPEDQTVVCSSWDNNVYFYSVAFGRRQDTLMGHDDAISQMCWKDDRLYTASWDSTVKVWRCVAADINSNKRSQFELLAEFEHDAGVNCIAVSPAGTLLASGTKDGILSIWDIGSLSPVHQLNCHSGKIHQMAFSPDSRHILSVGEDSSLKVTDVQTGMLISTIPAEEEQRCFCWDGNTVLSGGQSGDLRVWDLLSSKVTQKLPAHTGAVTVMWMSEQCSTIITGGEDKQIILWKPHY; this is encoded by the exons ATGGCTTTCATTAGGAAAAAGGAGCGATCTAAAGAAAG ATTCTCGCTGTTGCTATTGGATCTGGAGGAGTATTATTTTGAACAGCACACAGCCTATCAGCTGACCAGCAGATGCTCATCCCACAACAG TGCCCCCTGCAAGTTTCGAGGATCTTTTAAAGTCTGTTCGAAATCTGTCATATTTGAGCCAGAGGATGCATCTCAGCCCATACTAAAG ATCCCCTTAAAGGACTGCAGGAGGATTGAAGCAACAGAGGACAATGAGCGTAATCCTTTTACAGA TAAGCCTCCATGTATATCAATGGAAAGCAGACAG ATTTACCTGATTAAAGATGGGAATGTTGTTGCACCGTATAAAATTGAAAGG AGCGATCAAGACTTCCTTTTCCAACTGGAGATATCAAGAAAAACTGAGGATGTTGTGCAGACTTTACTGCAG ttgcACAGAGCATCCTGCCTGGATAAGTTGGGGGATCAGACTGCCATG ATAGCCGCAAATTTACAGTCCAGATTGGCAAGAACCTCATTTGACAAAAACAG CTTCCAGAGTGTCTCTGAGCTGCCCCACATGGAGTGTGAAGCAGAGATGATCTCTCCTCTGGTGACCAACCCAGGCCATGTGTGCATCACTGACCAGACCCTGTACTTCCAACCACTCAATGGCTACCCT GACTCAGTGGTGCAGATTCGGCTTCACAGTGTCAGACGCATCTACAAGAGGAGGCATGGATTGCGCCCACTG ggtctggaggtgttttgctctgAGACGGACCTTTGTTCAGACATTTACCTGAAGTTCTACCACACCAAAGACAGAGACGAGCTCTACTACTACATTGCCACCTTCCTGG AGAACCACATGGCGGAGCACACAGCAGAGAGCTACATGCTGCAGTGGCAGAAGGGTCACATTTCCAACTACCAGTACCTGCTGCACCTCAACAACCTGGCTGACCGCAGCGTCAATGACCTGTCTCAGTACCCCGTCTTCCCCTGGGTCATCAGCGACTACAGCAGCCCACGGCTGG ACCTGATGAATCCGGCTACATTTCGTGACTTCAGTAAACCTATTGGAGCACTAAACACCGAGAGACTGGACAGATTACTA gCACGCTATAGAGACATGCCAGATCCTCGCTTCATGTACGGAAGTCACTACTCATCTCCAGGATATGTGCTCTTCTATCTAGTTAGAGTGG CTCCAGAGCACATGCTGTGTCTTCAGAATGGACGCTATGACCACGCTGATCGAATGTTCAACAA TATTGCAGAGACATGGAAGAACTGTTTAGAGGGAGCCACAGACTTTAAAGAG TTAATTCCTGAGTTTTATGGGAAAGAGTCAAGTTTCCTGCAGAATGATCTGAATCTAAACCTGGGGAAGAGGCAAGGGGGTTGCTGTGTGGGAGATGTAGTTCTTCCTCCTTGGGCTGCAg ATGCACAGGATTTCTTGGAGAAGTTACGCAGTGCTTTGGAGAGTCAGTATGTATCGGAGCACCTGCACGAGTGGATCGATCTGGTGTTTGGTTATAAGCAGAAAGGCAGTGAGGCTATTGCTGCTCACAACG tgTTCCACCCATTAACATATGAAGGAGGAATTGACTGTGACAG cATTGAGGACCCAGACCAGAAGATCGCTATGCTGACTCAGATATTGGAGTTCGGTCAGACGCCACGGCAGCTCTTCACCACTGCTCATCCTCAGAGGATCACCCCCAGGTTCCACAACGTCTCCACAGCAACCACATCCTCCAGTGAACTCTCACCAC TGTCGCCCAGCGAAGACTCATCATTTGAAGATCTGACAGAAGAGAGCAAGAAAATGGCTTGGAACAACATGAGCAAACTGAGTCTTCAATCCAGCCACAAAATTCACAAAGA GGCTGTGACAGGAATTGCAGTAACACGCAGTGGAACAGCCATTTTCTCCACCTCACAAG ACTCCACTCTGAAGATGTTTTCCAGGGACACAAATGCTCTACAGAGGAGTGTGTCATTCTCTAACATG GCCTTATCTTCCTGTCTGATGTTGCCTGAGGATCAGACTGTTGTCTGCTCTTCGTGGGACAATAATGT ATATTTCTACTCCGTGGCGTTTGGGAGGAGGCAGGACACTCTCATGGGTCATGATGACGCTATCAGCCAGATGTGCTGGAAGGATGACCGGCTGTATACGGCGTCATGGGACTCCACTGTTAAG GTGTGGCGGTGTGTGGCCGCTGACATCAACAGCAACAAAAGGAGCCAGTTTGAGCTGCTGGCGGAGTTTGAGCATGATGCCGGG GTGAACTGCATAGCTGTCAGCCCAGCAGGCACACTTCTAGCATCAGGCACTAAAGACGGCATCCTCAGCATCTGGGACATCGGAAGCTTGTCCCCCGTGCATCAGTTGAATTGCCACTCCGGCAAAATCCACCAAATGGCATtcagccctg ACAGTAGACACATCCTGAGCGTAGGAGAGGACTCCAGCCTGAAGGTCACAGATGTCCAGACAGGCATGCTCATCTCCACCATTCCAGCAGAAGAGGAGCAAAG GTGCTTTTGTTGGGATGGCAACACAGTACTGTCAGGTGGACAGTCAGGTGACCTCAGAGTGTGGGACTTGCTCAGTAGCAAAGTGACTCAAAAACTGCCTGCTCACACAG GTGCAGTCACTGTCATGTGGATGAGCGAACAGTGCAGCACTATCATCACAGGTGGAGAAGACAAACAGATCATATTGTGGAAACCacattattaa